Proteins from a single region of Hordeum vulgare subsp. vulgare chromosome 6H, MorexV3_pseudomolecules_assembly, whole genome shotgun sequence:
- the LOC123404177 gene encoding fatty acid desaturase DES2-like, translating into MGVGGRMTEQEREKQELLGRPTFERIPTDKPPFTLGQIKMAIPPHCFQRSLIKSSSYLVHDLVIIAALLYAALVWIPALPSMLQLGAWPLYWVAQGCVMFGVWVIAHECGHHAFSDYSLLNDIVGLVLHSWLLVPYFSWKHSHRRHHSNTGSLERDEVFVPRPKEALPWYTPYIQNSSVVRVVLIIVQLTLGWYMYLSLNTWGRPYSRFACHFDPYSPIFNDRERAQIFLSDVGVLAVSFAMLKLVSTFGFWWVMRVYGVPLMIVNAWLVLVTYLHHTHQALPHYDSTEWDWLRGALATMDRDYGIILNRVFHNITDTHILHHLYSNIPHYHAMEATKAIKPILGEYYQIDRTPLAKATWREAKECLYIEREDNKGIFWYSNKF; encoded by the coding sequence ATGGGTGTCGGAGGCAGGATGACGGAGCAAGAGCGGGAGAAGCAGGAACTGCTCGGCCGCCCGACCTTCGAGCGCATACCGACGGACAAGCCGCCGTTTACGCTGGGACAGATCAAGATGGCAATCCCGCCTCACTGCTTCCAGCGCTCCCTGATCAAGTCCTCCTCCTACTTGGTCCATGACCTCGTCATCATCGCGGCGCTCCTGTACGCCGCGCTGGTCTGGATCCCAGCCCTCCCAAGCATGCTTCAGCTGGGCGCCTGGCCGCTCTACTGGGTCGCGCAGGGCTGCGTCATGTTCGGCGTCTGGGTGATCGCGCATGAGTGCGGCCACCACGCCTTCTCCGACTACTCGTTGCTCAACGACATCGTCGGCCTGGTGCTCCACTCATGGCTGCTCGTCCCCTACTTCTCCTGGAAGCacagccaccgccgccaccactccaACACCGGCTCGCTGGAGCGCGACGAGGTGTTTGTCCCAAGGCCGAAGGAGGCCCTCCCGTGGTACACCCCCTATATCCAGAATAGCTCCGTCGTTCGTGTGGTGCTCATCATCGTGCAGCTCACCCTTGGGTGGTATATGTACCTGTCGCTCAATACCTGGGGCCGCCCGTACTCGCGCTTCGCCTGCCACTTCGACCCCTACAGCCCGATCTTCAATGACCGGGAGCGCGCCCAGATTTTCCTCTCGGACGTCGGCGTGCTGGCCGTGTCGTTCGCCATGTTGAAGCTCGTTTCGACGTTCGGGTTCTGGTGGGTGATGCGGGTCTACGGCGTGCCGTTGATGATCGTGAACGCGTGGCTGGTCCTGGTCACCTACCTGCACCACACCCACCAGGCCCTGCCGCACTACGACTCGACGGAGTGGGACTGGCTGCGCGGGGCGCTCGCCACCATGGACCGCGACTACGGCATCATCCTCAACCGCGTGTTCCACAACATCACGGACACTCACATCTTGCACCACCTCTACTCCAACATACCGCACTACCACGCCATGGAGGCCACCAAGGCGATCAAGCCCATCCTTGGCGAATACTATCAGATCGACCGCACCCCTCTAGCCAAGGCCACATGGCGCGAGGCCAAGGAGTGCTTGTACATCGAGCGCGAGGACAACAAGGGAATCTTCTGGTACAGCAACAAGTTCTAG